Genomic window (Polaromonas sp. JS666):
CAAGGCCTGGATTGAGGCGCAGGTCAGCCGCACGCCGGCCAAGCTTGCCAAATAAGCGACATGGACTGGTTGGGCAATTTTTTTTCCGTGGTGCAGCAGTGGCTGTTCGAGGCCGCCGTGCAACCAGCCATGTTTGCGCTGGGCATGGGCAACCTGCTGGAAGACGGCTATGAAGCAACCGCCTGGTTCATGGTGGGGGTGATCCAGATCATCATTTTTCTGGCCGTGATTGGCCCCTTGCAACGCTGGCGGCCGGTCGAGCCGGTACTCGATCGGGCCACCATCCGTACCGATATTCTCTACACCCTCATACACCGGCTGGGCCTCTTTCGCATTGCGCTGTTTTTCACGCTGGAGCCCTGGTTTGACGAGGCCTTTGGCGCGCTGCGCACAGCCGGATACGGCACGTTTCACCTGGACCAGGTGTGGCCCGGCGTGACGGACCATGCGGTGGTCAGCCTGCTGATCTACCTGGTGGTGTTTGACTTTGTTGCCTACTGGACGCATCGCGGCCAGCACCAGATCGAGTGGTGGTGGCGCCTGCATTC
Coding sequences:
- a CDS encoding sterol desaturase family protein — its product is MDWLGNFFSVVQQWLFEAAVQPAMFALGMGNLLEDGYEATAWFMVGVIQIIIFLAVIGPLQRWRPVEPVLDRATIRTDILYTLIHRLGLFRIALFFTLEPWFDEAFGALRTAGYGTFHLDQVWPGVTDHAVVSLLIYLVVFDFVAYWTHRGQHQIEWWWRLHSLHHAQRQMTMWSDNRNHLLDDVLVDSIVVLAAQLIGVPPGQFIAIVAFTQLSESFQHANVRMWFGRVGERLWVSPRFHRLHHSIGIGHETVKAEKTVLGGHNFGVLLPWWDVLFGTANFEQRYDPTGIRDQVEANRDYGKGFWSQQWIGLKRLFGKA